The DNA region tttggtgacttttttgaaaatagtcgcaatttttcattttttaaaatttgtgcacatgtttgcccacttatgaaaaaaatatttttgaaaagctgaaaaaaatctctaacatctaggttttctttaaaacctacgtttttaaatacctaagcaaaaacgttgttatggtttcgtttgagcaacctgtcaaaaatgtatggaatttcgtaatttttgttctcgtggatcaaacttcctttttgcccaggtatttaaaaacgtaggttttaaagaaaacctagatgtttgggtatcaaaagatcggaaattttatgccctttccgattccacataggttgacttgtgaatcgtggaccgatTCGGATgcaggcggattttcctacgacgttattctgggttggtacgaaattccaacgaaaaatctattctatcgatacaaattacccccaaaacggtgttatacccactccaaaatatttatttagcaattctatggtaatatattgacatttagttgaattaaaagtttgcaaaattaagtttagataagtttcatatagaatttccaaagttatataaacttttatactaagtagttagtaaactttatattcaatccaaattctttttttaatcagtcaaggatgcctatttggagttgggagactggatttatggtgatttgtcaacaaataacattatttatgttaatttttcgaaaggtataCATACTTTTActacatactttttttgcaccttttttattttcgtaatagtatttgttatataactttttatagaaatcatcttttcatgagctttttgtagcaaaatgtttggcatgagtttctgaacaaaacgcagtactaggttcctgtcaaactttaaatgttttacatgtttcatcacaaaatgtgcatagtgcccaaggggtgtaatagtagtttatgcaacaagttgcataaagaggattttttcagcacgagtcgtacatttatccaacgaggttcaccgagttggataaatacggagagtgctgaaaaatcaaattttgcaacgagttccatacaacattttttgcaattccaaaaaacacacactgagtgaaattttatgtcaagttttcatgtattttgtcaataaatcgtttaaataaaaaaaagatgaaaagtgttgcttttcgaaacaagtgctgaaaagttcaacttttcagcacccatttgagtgctgaaaagtagaacttttcagcatttattttgaaaagtgttacttttcgattctgttatttttggtacagaaaagtaggctatttcgtcgttcaagaatgacaggaaaagtaaatagtttcacgacggaattgcaaaaatactttttttacatactgtataataTAAATAGTCTACTGTTCAATGTtataataaaacaacaaatgagGTTTCTTTTGTAGAAATTGCATTTATTTCTGATTACAATATGGTTGTACGGTACAGTCACACAGTCAAGGAAAGAGATTTCTAAATCTCATCGTACGCTTCCCGTTAATAGTAAGATGGCTTGTCTTTataaaattatactttttgtACACACGTTTTAAATGAGCTTGGAATAACTAGAGGACTCACATTCGTTGCTCTGGTAGAGAAATGATAAGAAAGTCTTTGCAAtatgcaggaaaaaataagtTGTTGTAGGATAGTTTAGAGAagtagaataaataaataaagtatAGACTAATGACTTTGCTGAGAAGTTTTTAGAGAAGAACTGAGAATTTTCCAGGGGTCGATTAGAGGTTGGGTTGTTTAACCGAGGGCTGGGTATCCCAGATGGGCAGCGGGGTAGGCAGCTGGGTAGGCACCTGGGTATCCGACCTTGGCGACGGCTGGGTAGGCCAGAGGGGCGGCGATCTTCGCAACTGGGGCAACAACCTTGGCGCCGAGTGGCTGACGGTGGACAACGGCGTTGAATCCGTTGACGGGATCAGCGGTGTACTCAACGACGCGACGGGTGCCATCGGGCTCAACCAGGGAGTAAGATCCGGTCACAACATCTCCGGAGCGGGACTCCTGCTGTTCCTTGTTGTCTCCGGTCAGGGCATCCTAAGAGAAAAATGGTCAATAAGGACAAGGACAATTTATAACTCCTGGCACTTACGGCAATGTGGTAGCTGTAGCTGTACTGTGGGTTGGGGTCGTAGTCATCGACGGCCTTGGCCAAAACTGGGGCGGCAACCTTGGCAATGGCCGGGTAGGCAGCTCCGTATCCGACGTGAGCAGCTGGGTATCCGATGGCGACGGCGTTGGCAACGGCCACGATGGCGGCGAAAACTGCAAACTATATTTGACACATTGTAGATTAAAGATTCTATAAAAATGCTTTCGCATTAATGTCCGTTGGGCACTTTTTGTAATACGACTTCCCAAAACTTAATCACTTTTTGAAGAACTCACTTTGAATGCCATTTTGTAATCCGAATGTGGAGTTGGTCACGATGCTGAACTGATTGTGATACATTTTCAGAACGGGAACCTCTTATTTATACTTGATCCACAAATTCTGTTCGCACGGTATATAGTGAAGAATTTTCCGACCATTACTAGGATGCGAGAGTGAGAACAAAGTTTATCTTTTTCAAAGTCATCTACACGTACTCAAAGCACAGCTGTTCGAGCTTAGTGAAAGTTGCTGCGAGCTGCGTTAGGTGGTTATACCTATGTCATTGCGCTCCTGGGAGGTACCAGTTATACATTATATTTCACTTGAATTATCAAGTTATCAAGAACACTTATTggcttgaatgtttttttttttttgtaaataagttTATGTCAACCCACCGCTAAATATTGGGCAAAACATGATGTGCAATAGGCTGacaagaaattttttgaaaaaacttaagagataccccctggctcgattctttaagtaattgtgccaattttgagccaagtcggttaaggttaaggagtcgctttttatcgttgaagtttatatgggaatAATCGTCAAAATTATCCCCATATATAAACATCGCACAGAATTTTAGCCGCAGGTGGCGCTGGTCTCAATGTTTGAGAcatgatgagttattagcactagcgtgcacagggtggggcaactgcctcaccatcctcagaaatttgttctaaatttggtcagggggtgtctacaaatgacgtatttttcaaaacgtccatattTATATCCCACCTGcctcaaagagctgggcacgTTAGTGGTTATTAACAATGCGATGAAAATAAGTCGGCTTTATTCATGAAAGTATATAGGGGTACATAGGACgtatataagaaaatacttttttctacaaaaaacacCAAAAGCCAAGACCAAcgcggatcgttttgcacccttcgacaaagttgtagggaattgaatttcctacaaaaatctcacacttggacaattttgggtgaGACCTGCACTACCTGTCAGAAtaatactgaaacgatgtttttccgcATACATTTACACTATTTcctcatataaacttcaacgataaaacgCGGCCTCTTAACTTTaactgatttggctcaaaattgacacagttaattatttttctttaaggtATCGAGCCATAGAGTatctctgatgtcgatttttatTGTCATCcttatgtttatttaaaatgcattttcacggTTGATAATCACTTTGCGcataaatgaaatatttaaaaatatttctaatccAATCTAACCCATGTACCCTATATACTCCAATGACATATACCTATGTCATAGCGCTCCTGGGAGGTACCAGTTATACATTATATTTCACTTGAATTGTGTTACCCCGGAATTCCAACTGACGACCTTAGGATTgtaagtccaactgcctaccaacgATTCCACAGAGACAGGACCCAgaaagacgactcctacacctggattgagctaacgacctaaccctctaggttagaccggggctaacatttacttccctgtccgatgAAATGcgtcatttcaaaatttctgaacaTTGTTGCACTCTTAAAAATACTCCTGCAAAGTTCAAAgaaaggaattttgaaattaaaatttttgttctaggtgaaaaaatgatccttctgggttaatgtagatttgaaaattatattaaatttcccttaaaacatTTCTACACATGAGTaacgaaaaattacatttttgtctTGTATTACatagatgagcagttctctaggatttcggtcattcgattttttttgtattttttaatccgactgaaacttttttggtgccttcggtatgcccaaagaagccattttgcatcattagtttgtccatataattttccatacaaatttggcagctgtccatataaaaatgatgtatgaaaattcaaaaatctgtatcttttgaaggaatttttgatcgatttggtgtcttcggtaaagttgtaggtatggatatggactacactggaaaaaataatacacggtaaaaaaatttggtgattatttaacttttatcactaaaacttgatttgcaaaaaaacactatttttaatttttttatttttgatatgttttagaggacataaaatgccaacttttcagaaatttccaggttgtgcaaaaaatcattgaccgagttatgatttttttaatcaatactgattttttcaaaaaatcgaaattttggtcgtaaaaatttttcaactttttttttcgatgtaaaatcaaatttgcaatcaaaaagtactttagtgaaatttcgataaagtgcaccgttttcaagttatagccatatttgagtgacttttttgaaaatagtcgcagtttttcatttttttaaattagtgcacatgtgtgcaatttaaaaaaaatatttttgaaaagctgagaaaattctctatattttgcttattcggactttgttgatacgacccttagttgctgagatattgccgtgcaaaggttaaaaaacaggaaaattgatgttttccaagtctcacacaaacaacccaccgttttctaatgtcgatatctcagcaactaatggtccgattttcattgttaatatatgaaacatttgtgaaattttccgatcttttcgaaaaaaatattttcaaaattttaaaatcaagactaacatttcaaaagggccaaacattcaatattacgcccttttgaaatgttagtcttgatttgaaaattttgaaaatattgttttcaaaaagatcgaaaaatttcacaaatgtttcatatattaacattgaaaatcggaccattagttgctgagataacgacattaaaaaatggtgggctgtttgggtgagacttagaaaacatcaattttcctgtttttaaacctttgcatggcaatatctcagcaactaaaggtcgtatcaacaaagtccgaagaagcaaaacatagagaattttctcagctttttgaaaatatttttttcaaaagtgtgcaaacatgtgcactaatttaaaaaaaaaaaaactgcgactatttcaaaaaagtcacctaaatatggatttaacttgaaaacggttcactttatcaaaattttactaaagtactttttgattgcaaatttgattttacatcgaaatatgaagttgaaaaatttttacgaccaaaatttcgattttttgaaaaatcagtattgatttaaaaatcataactcggtcaatgattttgcacaacctggaaatttctgaaaattatgTCCtctatatcaaaaataaaaaaataaaatagtgttttttgcaaatcaaatttttgtgataaaaagttaaataaaaaaatcaccaaatttttttttaccgtgtatcattttttttcagtgtaatccgtatccatgcctacaactttgccgaagacactaaatcgatcaaaaaattccttcaaaagatacagatttttgaattttcatacatcatttttgtatggacagctgccaaatttgtatggaaaattatatggacaaactaatgaagcaaaatggcttctttgggcataccgaaggcaccaaaaaagtttcagtcggattaaaaaatacaaaaattaaaattgaagaaaaaagaccgatttcgtagagaattgctcagatgcaaaaaaaagaaacgttttttcgcaattctgagtacgccatcaaatcgagcgtccaattttacaaaaaagtccctttgacaccaaatttccatctttttttttgtgcagcAGCATTAACATGCCcgccaatgttttttttctctctcttgttATGTTGAATTGGCATCCCAAATGAGTATCACCTCGATTGCCACAGCTAAATTCGTTTAACTATGCTGTTGACTAATACATTAGCTTTCTGTACTTTTCATAATAGGATCAAATTGTCTAAAgccataaaatattctgtaaagCTTTGATTACCGTTCAccaaatttttccaaattaagATATAATGCGATTTTCAAGCGGGCAAACGTTATCCATCTGTAATTTTAtcgtttgaaatttttctttgaTCATTAAATGTGTCTAACGGCATGATTTAAATAGTAAACTACGTACGTAAAAACGTTGGTTTTCAATAGATTTGTAcaaaaaccttttgaaaaacgcatttttaatGCACATTTAGTTTTCAGGTCTGGTTGGCGAaggtattagatttttttttaaataataggcGCATGAATCCTTTATAGAAATTGCATTTATTTTTGTACACGATGCCGTTGCATCATTTCTTTAACACTAGTATAATTTACACTCTGTTTAAGTCACACACAGTCAAGgaaagagatttttaaatctCATCGCACGCTTCTTCGTTAATAGTAAGATGGCTTGTATTTACAAAGTTATACTTTTTGTACACACGTTTTAAATGAGCTTGGAATAACTAGAGGACTCACATTCGTTGCTCTGTTGGAGAAGTAataggaaagtttttttttgcaaaatgcaggaaaaaataagtTGTAGAATAGCGTAGAGAagtagaataaataaataaagtatAGACTAATGACTTTGCTGAGAAGTTTTTAGAGAAGAACTGAGAATTTTTCAGGGGTCGATTAGAGGTTGGGTTGTTTAACCGAGGGCTGGGTATCCCAGATGGGCAGCGGGGTAGGCAGCTGGGTAGGCACCTGGGTATCCGACCTTGGCGACGGCTGGGTAGGCCAGAGGGGCGGCGATCTTGGCAACTGGGGCAACGGCCTTAACGACAGCTGGTTCACGGTGAACAACGGCGTTGAATCCGTTGACGGGATCAGCGGTGTACTCAACGACGCGACGGGTGCCATCGGGCTCAACCAGAGCGTACGATCCAGTGACAACATCTCCGGAGCGGGACTCCTGCTGTTCCTTGTTGTCTCCGGTCAGGGCATCCTAAGAGAAAATGGTCAATTAAGATCTGGATAAAGATCACTAATCATCCATTGAACTTACGGCAATGTGGTAGCTGTAGCTGTACTGTGGGTTGGGGTCGTAGTCATCGACGGCCTTGGCCACAACCGGGGCGGCAACCTTGGCAATGGCCGGATAGGCAGCTCCATATCCGACGTGGGCAATTGGGGCGGCAACCTTGGCCACTCCAAGAGCTGGGTAAGCTCCGGGGTAGGCACCTGGGTATCCAACGTGGGCAGCTGGGTATCCGATGGCGACGGCGTTGGCAACGGCCACGACGGCGGCGAAGACTGCGAACTATATTAGACACATTGTAGGTTAaagaaacttgaattttttgttatcaCTTTGCAAACACTGTTTGAGGAACTCACTTTGAAAGCCATTTTGTAATCCGAATGAGGTGTTGGTCACGATGCTAAAATGATTGTGATACCTTTTCATTCGAGAACAGTCCTATTTATACTAAGCTTTATTCTTCTTAGA from Culex quinquefasciatus strain JHB chromosome 3, VPISU_Cqui_1.0_pri_paternal, whole genome shotgun sequence includes:
- the LOC6035811 gene encoding larval cuticle protein A2B, which translates into the protein MAFKFAVFAAIVAVANAVAIGYPAAHVGYGAAYPAIAKVAAPVLAKAVDDYDPNPQYSYSYHIADALTGDNKEQQESRSGDVVTGSYSLVEPDGTRRVVEYTADPVNGFNAVVHRQPLGAKVVAPVAKIAAPLAYPAVAKVGYPGAYPAAYPAAHLGYPALG
- the LOC6035810 gene encoding larval cuticle protein A2B; the encoded protein is MAFKFAVFAAVVAVANAVAIGYPAAHVGYPGAYPGAYPALGVAKVAAPIAHVGYGAAYPAIAKVAAPVVAKAVDDYDPNPQYSYSYHIADALTGDNKEQQESRSGDVVTGSYALVEPDGTRRVVEYTADPVNGFNAVVHREPAVVKAVAPVAKIAAPLAYPAVAKVGYPGAYPAAYPAAHLGYPALG